The Malus domestica chromosome 08, GDT2T_hap1 genomic interval agaataaaaaaaaaaaaaagtctcctTAATCATAAAGAAGTCTCTTTTATTTTGTAAAGCTCTTGGCTCTGCTTTATCTTAAACCTGCTTTATCCCAATGTCTGTTGCATCAGCTTACTTGATATATGAAACTGAGAAGGCTGTCTATTGTTCTTTCCGGGACCATGCTTCTATTGTGAAACTTTGGTTCAATCCTTGAAGTTTGTTGAAGGTTTTCTTCTCATGAGGATTGCAACAATATCCACTTTAATCCCTAAGCCTCAGTGTTAGAAATGTGAGATTAATATGGGTAGCCCCAAGCCTGAATTTAACTTTTTCAGGCTTTGAAATTCTTCTTCAAGACGAACCAAAAAAATTCTTGTATGTAACAAAACTCTCCGGAGTGATAGTGCCATTGGACCAAATCTCTGGAGTGATAGTGCCATTGGAcctattctcaattttttagtTTGAAGTTTGTTCGTCGTTTTTGTGAACAGATATTTGTACTCGTCTTGCACATTGTAGCCGACCGGTAACGAGATAAAAGTCAATGATTTCTTCTTATTGATATTTGAAATCTCATTGATATCTACAGatgatttggtttttatttgttattcTTAAATGTGATATATAACGATTATTGGGAAGCATAAACTAATCTGCTTATCATAGTATACAACTTTGTGGACAGGCAATTGATTTGACATCTGAGCTTGTTTGTATTCATGATTCTGCTAGACCTCTGGTATCATCAGGAGATGTAGAGAAGGTTTGAGATGCAGATTTCTTTCCCTGCCCACATCTAGTGCATCGGCTTTTATTGTCTCTTACAATATGTACTTAATAGAACACCTCTCATCGTCATTAGGTAGTGTACTATGTTCTTATACGTTCCTTTTGGATTATGGTTTAGGCAGGTATACTATAGACCAGTGCTACCAATTGAGTTCAATATGGAAAAGAACGCATATGAAATATGTCGCACTTGGGAATCCAGAAATGTGTTTCACCAAGAGTATATCGTTTGGTCTAGAGCAGTGCTACTTATTGAAATACATCAGTGTCTGAAACTAAATAGTTCGTCATGGTTGGCTGTTTCCTTACACATTCTGAGTGTTGGTGTCAATATGTCCAGTCATAGTTGGTCTCTctctcaaaaataaataaagaagaacaaaagaaaTGGAAATTTTTTATGTGGGTTCTAGTTGCTAGATTTAGGCATTTATATATAGGGTAAAACATTTAAATTATGCACGGTTGTTTATCTGTTTGTATTCTTAAGTTGGACGCTTCCGGTAGCTATTTAAGAATGATCAGAGTTGGAACTGTATGCTTTTAGGTTCTCAAAGATGGTTGCTTAAATGGTGCAGCTGTACTTGGTGTTCCAGTAAAAGCTACAATCAAAGAGGTACTACCTTCAGTTTAGTAATATTTATGCTAAAGCTGTGTCCGTTTAGTATCTCCTTGGTTTCTTTTCATTGAAACTCATTCAATAGGTATCTTGAAGCTCCTAGTTTTCACACTTTCCTGTAGTTTAGTTGCATCAAAGGATATTATGCTTTGTTTTTCTCAGTAGTTCAATTCCACACTTGACACATGACATAGAACTTACAGAAGATTCTTTCAAATAGGGGTAGTTTTCTGTTCCCATCTTCTCTCACAATGTTACGATGTTCCACTCTTCGGTGGTGGATCACCATTACTTGACTTTGAAATTGTCTTCCTTGACTCTAGGATGGCCATTACTTCATGACCATAGAAATAATATTGTCCAAAATTCAGAAAGCGCACATTAGAAGTGTATGGAATTGCAATCTTAATTCGGGGTAGCAGAACCTTTTGTTTTATTGTTGCTTTCCAGTCTAACCACACGTTGCTAGACCAACTAGCAATTCGCCCTGTCAATGCTCCAGTGTCCAAATAACAAGACTTCCGTCCATGAAACTACTTTTGTcaaaggatttttttttgtttttttttttgtacttttgtCTATGGATTAGTTTGATCCAAAACTTGATAAGCTTATCCGTgtgctttatttttcttttccatttttataTGCAGGCAAACAGTGAATCTTATGTAGTCAAAACCCTTGACAGGAGAACACTTTGGGAAATGCAGACACCCCAGGTTTGCTGCTTAACTTATATCTCTTAGTTGATCAGTTAAAGACATTTTAACTTTGAATGCCGATCAATTCCTGCAGGTCATCAAAACTCAGTTGCTTAAAGAGGGTTTTGAGCTTGTCAATAGGTACTAACTAATTCATGCTGCACAATTTAGTTGTATAATGATTGTTAAAAAATGCATAACTACTGTACGAGTCcatgttgatgaatgtcgaggCACTGAGTAGACCAAAGCGTTTCCTTGAGAGGCTGATTCTTGTTATGTATTTTTGTTGAGAGAATCAATCCCACATCAGGAGAAAGAAGGGACCTGCATATTCTTATAAATGATTGAGCCTCAACTTTCATCAATATTGcgaattggttttatggtgaaacctcaactttcatcaattttcaattttcaactttcttcaattTTCCAGTGAATGGGAAACGTACGAGTGAAACATAATATTTTGTTGGTCATCTATAGGTTTCTCTATCGTTTACTTTTTTCATGTGGGCTCGTAATTGTAATTATATCTGTTGTTTGATCTTAAATATTATTGGTATACAAATTCTGAACATATTGTACTTTCCACAGGGAAGGCCTTGAAGTGACGGACGACGTGTCTATTGTGGAGCACCTTCAGCATCCGGTGTACATCACCGAAGGATCTTATACCAACATTAAGGTAGTGAAACATCCTAACTGAAGCTTGATTCTTTACTGTAAACCAATATTAAGCAGTCCAGTGCCAGTCTCTGACGTAAACGTTTCTCAGTGTATTTGGAAATTCAATCTCTATAACGTAACACATAATATCAAAGGATGTGATTCATTAAATTACAAACAATGTGGTGGTGTTTTGCAGGTGACAACGCCGGATGATTTATTACTCGCGGAAAGAATGTTAAGTATGAGCTCGGGAAAGTCTTCTTCTGAATAGCCGTCTCTCTGTATGCTGATTTTGTGCCAGTGCTTGTATTTTCGTTCTTCTTTCCTTTGTGTAGACGAAACTAAAGCCgaaaaatcatttaaatccaaatttttttattaaagggGATGTGATTTTGTGCAAGTGCTTGTAGTTTTGTGGTTGTTCTAATAGAAATTATCATATTTATATGAGTTCAAATTAATTGTGTAGAAATTGTGAGAAGATGCTGTGATTAATGGAGACTAAGGAGCTTGTCATGTTTCACCTGAACATGCTTTTGAGTGTGTGATTCCTGATTAGAAGCTGAATATCATTcgtaattaaaccaaaactgaaCTTGAAAATAACTGTGTGGTAAGGGACCTCTGCATCAGAGATTGAATCTCTTTTTGTTTGAGATTAATTTAGAGTAAATTATtactaatataaaataaaaataaaagtcctaaccaaacaaaataaaaataactaaaTAGTTTTCggttacaaaaaataaaatatttgacaaTTATTTTATCCACCATCAattattattttggtcatttcatgaCAAATCTTTGTTAGATAAggagaaaataacaaaaatatcctcaatttttgtcattttgattctCATTTAATATCgatttttcacaaaatgaccaaaataattgttGATGACAAACTCAAAACCAactctatcgattttaaatatCAAAAACTAAAGTGAAGAGTTAGGCTAATTTGagagaccattttgactaaaaagctaACCTAATATGTATTCTAACAAGGTTGAATCAATTGAGCAAGATTTCGCAGCCATGTTGTTACATTGAAGGCCAAGTTAATAAAATGAAATTCCAATCACGTATCCAATACATTTTTGAATGAACGGCTGTCGGGATTTACATGTTTAAGATGAAACCATCATATCTCAAGGTTTACTTGCACCATCCCAAGCACAACATTCAGACGCAAAAGCAATGAACCTGAAGAACCTCGGAAAACCTACCTGAGCTCATCAAGGCTGGAAAATCAGTTAACATGAATGATACCAATTCAAGGTTTTACCATTTTTATTTGTATTCAGACCACGTGAAAATTGAATGGAGATGCATAACGCGGCTTTACCGCAAAGCTTTACATCATCTGTTTTACTTCTCTTTCTCACATCCTCAGAAGAATGCCTCGCTCAAGCACTACTGGAGCACAGAAATTACacgaggaaaaaa includes:
- the LOC103442054 gene encoding 2-C-methyl-D-erythritol 4-phosphate cytidylyltransferase, chloroplastic isoform X2, whose protein sequence is MGASMPKQYLPLLGQPIALYSFYTFSQIIEVKEIIVVCDPSYKDVFEDAKPKIQKELKFTLPGKERQDSVYSGLQAIDLTSELVCIHDSARPLVSSGDVEKVLKDGCLNGAAVLGVPVKATIKEANSESYVVKTLDRRTLWEMQTPQVIKTQLLKEGFELVNREGLEVTDDVSIVEHLQHPVYITEGSYTNIKVTTPDDLLLAERMLSMSSGKSSSE